A single window of Chitinophagales bacterium DNA harbors:
- a CDS encoding aminopeptidase P family protein: MFSTNTYIERRQKLAEQIESGIIVLLGNEEAGMNYTDNTYHFRQDSTFLYYFGINKAGLVGMIDIDGGTATLFGDEMTVDDIVWMGNQPSLKETAAKVGVNYVAPRNQIVEVLQKAQSGGGRAIHYLPPYRAKNTLKLHEWLQIPVKEITDKKSIPLIEAVVNQRLVKSEEEIAEIEKALNVTADLHTTVMEVTQAGVLEREIVGAIQGIALREGGQMAYPIILTVNGQTLHNHYHGNKLEKGQLVLGDFGVELESSYASDITRTFPVDTHFTDQQKAIYQIVLDAQMAAIEAIRPRISFKEIHLLAMEVIAEGLKALGLMKGNVDEAVEAGAVALFMPHGLGHAIGLDVHDMEDLGENLVGYDDTVQRSTKFGYSSLRFGKKLQQGHVITVEPGIYFIPELIDQWQKEGRHADYIHYAALENYRNFGGIRIEDNVLVTATGRKVLGKPIPKTIEEIEALRNSD, encoded by the coding sequence ATGTTCTCCACAAACACCTATATCGAAAGACGACAAAAACTTGCCGAACAAATAGAATCAGGAATTATTGTACTGCTTGGAAATGAAGAAGCAGGAATGAACTATACCGACAATACCTACCACTTTCGGCAAGACAGCACTTTTCTGTATTATTTCGGCATCAACAAGGCTGGATTGGTTGGTATGATAGATATTGACGGAGGAACTGCAACTTTGTTTGGAGATGAAATGACGGTGGATGATATTGTGTGGATGGGCAATCAACCTTCACTCAAAGAAACGGCTGCAAAAGTGGGAGTAAATTATGTTGCTCCTCGAAATCAAATTGTAGAAGTACTGCAAAAAGCACAATCAGGCGGCGGACGAGCTATTCACTACCTTCCCCCATACCGAGCCAAAAACACCTTGAAGCTGCACGAATGGCTGCAAATTCCTGTGAAAGAAATTACAGATAAAAAATCAATTCCTCTGATTGAAGCGGTTGTTAACCAGCGTTTGGTCAAAAGCGAGGAGGAAATTGCGGAAATAGAAAAAGCTTTGAACGTCACTGCAGATTTGCATACGACCGTTATGGAAGTTACACAGGCAGGCGTTTTGGAGCGTGAAATCGTTGGAGCGATTCAGGGAATTGCCCTTCGAGAAGGCGGTCAAATGGCATACCCTATTATTTTGACCGTCAATGGGCAAACCTTGCACAATCATTATCACGGCAATAAACTCGAAAAAGGACAGTTGGTTTTGGGCGATTTTGGAGTAGAATTGGAGTCGAGTTATGCGAGTGACATCACCCGAACTTTTCCCGTTGACACACATTTTACTGACCAACAAAAAGCAATTTACCAAATCGTTTTGGATGCCCAAATGGCTGCTATTGAAGCGATTCGCCCCCGCATTTCTTTCAAAGAAATTCACCTATTGGCGATGGAGGTCATTGCAGAAGGATTAAAGGCTTTGGGGCTGATGAAGGGAAATGTGGACGAAGCTGTTGAAGCGGGAGCAGTGGCTTTGTTTATGCCACATGGATTGGGTCATGCGATTGGTTTGGATGTACATGATATGGAGGATTTGGGTGAAAATTTGGTGGGTTATGATGATACAGTTCAAAGAAGTACAAAATTTGGTTACAGCTCGCTTCGATTTGGCAAAAAGCTGCAACAGGGTCATGTCATCACCGTAGAACCTGGGATTTATTTCATTCCTGAATTGATAGACCAATGGCAAAAAGAGGGCAGACACGCAGACTACATCCATTATGCTGCTTTGGAAAATTACCGTAATTTTGGCGGAATTCGCATTGAAGACAATGTTTTGGTGACTGCCACTGGTAGAAAGGTCTTGGGCAAACCGATTCCTAAAACCATTGAAGAAATTGAAGCTTTGAGGAATAGTGATTAG
- a CDS encoding DEAD/DEAH box helicase: MTFHDLNLNRPLYSALEDLGITEPTAIQEKAFSPIMAGKDVVGIAQTGTGKTFAYLLPTLKLWKFSNSPAPQILIIVPTRELVAQVVAEIEKLTAYMNVKAVGVYGGTNIRTQKESVGGGADVVVGTPGRLVDLMLDGVLKTKKINRLIIDEVDEMLNLGFRTQLRNILDFLPSKRQNLMFSATMTEEVEEVIKEFTILFEKIEAAPSGAPLENIEQYAYEVPNFNSKANLLEILLRDKPEMTKLLVFVSTKKMADALYERLLPSFEEVMGLIHSSKSQNNRFDTVHKFDDGTYRFLIATDIIARGLDVSEVTHIINFDLPDVAEKYIHRIGRTGRAENRGEAISFVSEEEQSYKEQIEVLMDLKVPVLAAPDDLVLSDELIDLEKPIEIVPFDNRKIKTAKPRGAFHEKKDKNKKVNNKVRRAEKMHLKYGKPQTRGQKPKKRK; the protein is encoded by the coding sequence ATGACCTTTCACGACCTAAACCTCAACCGCCCCTTATATTCTGCTTTAGAAGACCTCGGCATTACTGAACCCACTGCTATTCAAGAAAAAGCATTTTCTCCGATTATGGCGGGAAAAGATGTGGTAGGCATAGCTCAAACGGGTACGGGCAAAACATTTGCTTATTTATTACCCACTTTGAAGCTGTGGAAATTCTCCAATTCTCCTGCCCCCCAAATCCTCATCATTGTGCCGACCAGAGAATTGGTGGCGCAAGTAGTGGCAGAAATAGAAAAACTCACCGCTTATATGAATGTGAAAGCAGTGGGCGTGTATGGAGGCACCAACATCCGCACACAAAAAGAAAGCGTTGGAGGTGGGGCAGACGTAGTGGTTGGAACACCTGGAAGATTGGTGGATTTGATGTTGGATGGTGTATTGAAGACCAAGAAAATCAACCGTTTGATTATTGACGAAGTGGACGAAATGTTGAATTTGGGATTTAGAACACAATTGCGAAACATTCTTGATTTTCTGCCCAGTAAAAGGCAAAATTTGATGTTTTCGGCAACAATGACGGAGGAGGTCGAGGAGGTTATCAAGGAGTTTACCATCCTTTTTGAGAAAATAGAGGCCGCTCCTTCTGGTGCGCCACTCGAAAACATTGAGCAGTACGCCTACGAAGTACCGAACTTCAATTCTAAGGCAAATTTACTGGAGATTTTGCTGAGAGATAAACCCGAAATGACCAAGTTGCTCGTGTTTGTGAGTACCAAAAAAATGGCGGATGCACTGTATGAGCGATTATTGCCGAGTTTTGAGGAGGTCATGGGTTTGATTCACTCCTCCAAATCCCAAAACAACCGCTTTGATACCGTCCATAAATTTGATGATGGAACATATCGGTTTTTGATTGCTACGGACATCATTGCCAGAGGTTTGGATGTTTCGGAGGTCACACACATCATCAATTTTGACCTGCCCGATGTTGCTGAAAAGTACATTCACCGCATTGGTCGGACGGGTCGAGCAGAGAACAGAGGAGAAGCGATTTCTTTTGTTTCGGAGGAAGAACAAAGCTACAAGGAACAGATTGAAGTTTTGATGGATTTGAAAGTGCCTGTGCTTGCTGCGCCTGATGATTTGGTGCTTTCAGATGAGTTGATTGACCTCGAAAAACCGATTGAGATTGTTCCTTTTGACAACCGAAAAATCAAAACAGCAAAACCGAGGGGAGCTTTTCACGAAAAAAAGGACAAAAACAAAAAGGTAAACAACAAGGTGCGGCGGGCAGAAAAAATGCACTTGAAGTATGGAAAACCGCAAACAAGGGGGCAGAAGCCTAAGAAGAGAAAGTAG
- a CDS encoding DUF1456 family protein: protein MTNNDIFRRLRYIFDFNDSQMIELFRLAEYETTRAEVSDWLKKEDDEAFQELSDENLAVFLNGLINDKRGKREGPQPKPETFLDNNMILRKLKIALNLRDEDMLKVFALADVKVSKHELSAFFRKPNQSQYRICKDQYLRNFLKGMQVKYRKDV from the coding sequence ATGACCAACAACGATATCTTCCGCCGCCTCCGCTATATTTTCGACTTCAATGACTCCCAAATGATTGAGTTGTTTCGCCTTGCAGAGTACGAAACCACACGAGCCGAAGTCAGCGATTGGCTGAAAAAAGAAGACGATGAAGCATTCCAAGAATTGAGTGATGAAAATTTAGCAGTTTTCTTGAATGGTTTGATCAACGATAAACGGGGCAAGCGGGAAGGCCCTCAGCCCAAACCCGAAACATTTTTGGACAACAACATGATTTTGAGGAAACTAAAAATCGCCTTGAACCTGCGGGATGAAGATATGTTGAAGGTTTTTGCATTGGCAGATGTAAAGGTGAGCAAACACGAATTGAGTGCCTTTTTCCGCAAACCAAACCAAAGTCAGTACCGTATTTGCAAAGACCAATATTTGCGAAATTTTTTGAAGGGTATGCAGGTGAAGTATCGGAAGGATGTGTGA
- a CDS encoding XisI protein yields the protein MDRITFFQNTIIRLLNENADYYKGTTNPLNVWVLKDLKGNHFQLLMQGWHKDQYVFQCLLHLDIINHKIWIQWNDTDLSIEEELVREGVQPNEIVLGLKHPSFRKHTDFAIA from the coding sequence ATGGATAGAATAACTTTTTTCCAAAATACAATTATTCGCCTCTTAAATGAGAATGCTGATTATTACAAAGGGACGACCAATCCTTTGAATGTATGGGTTCTTAAAGATTTGAAGGGCAATCATTTTCAATTGTTAATGCAAGGTTGGCACAAAGACCAGTATGTTTTCCAATGTTTGCTGCATTTGGACATCATCAACCATAAAATCTGGATACAATGGAATGATACAGATTTGTCCATTGAAGAAGAACTAGTTAGGGAAGGTGTTCAACCAAATGAAATTGTGTTGGGTTTAAAACATCCTTCATTCAGGAAACACACGGATTTTGCCATTGCATAA
- a CDS encoding element excision factor XisH family protein — MSKRDKYHTNIREALEDDDWEITDDPYILRVTDEQNKAKSFFVDLGAEKLIAAKKDESKIAVEIKTFEGSSLINDYHRALGQYMDYLAGLELQEPDRELYLAVSN; from the coding sequence ATGTCCAAAAGAGATAAATATCATACCAACATTAGGGAAGCCTTAGAAGATGATGATTGGGAAATAACTGACGACCCGTATATTTTGAGAGTTACGGATGAACAAAACAAAGCCAAAAGTTTCTTTGTTGACTTAGGGGCTGAAAAGCTAATTGCTGCGAAAAAGGATGAATCAAAAATAGCGGTTGAAATCAAAACTTTCGAAGGTTCAAGTTTAATCAACGATTACCATAGAGCTTTGGGGCAATATATGGATTACTTAGCAGGGTTGGAATTACAGGAACCAGATAGAGAACTCTATTTAGCTGTTTCCAATTAA
- a CDS encoding AAA-like domain-containing protein, with protein MKKRFNITGTCVSSMHYMMDNKEKLKGVINFIEYGEYFTINRPRQYGKTTTLYEIVNLLKQSENYLTIHTNFQAVSNIHYESEQNYTKFLMTTLQERLKRQDIVLEQVKWKNTVDLESFSSVISEMVDAIGKKVVLLIDEVDESGNYEIFVKFLGVLRSKYLERYNGGGSTFHSVVLVGVHDVKTLKYKIRLGDEVRYNSPWNIATDFKVEMSFNPKEIAPMLVEYAEEEGVEMDVSAIAERLYYHTSGYPFLVSKLCKTIAEDILPSKTEKVWTLEEVEEAIQLLLRENNTNFDSLIKTLERHSDLYDLVFNVIIESENVPFNQHDPTIHLGVLHGIFKPDRMLQIHNRIYEQIIYNYMVSKTRTTTFRIRQYDFHTAYVNKDNTLNIEGILLRFQQFMQEQYSGQDQSFLEREWRLIFLAFLKPIINGKGHDFKEPQISDEKRLDIVVTYFERKYIIELKRWYGDKLHEEGLNQLSDYLDRQNETKGFLVIFEYRTAKTWRQERIVHKGKEIFAVWI; from the coding sequence ATGAAAAAAAGATTCAACATAACTGGCACTTGCGTTTCTTCAATGCACTATATGATGGACAATAAGGAAAAATTAAAAGGTGTCATTAACTTTATTGAATACGGCGAATATTTCACAATTAACCGCCCTCGTCAATATGGAAAAACAACTACACTGTACGAAATAGTGAATCTACTGAAACAGTCAGAAAATTATCTAACCATCCATACCAATTTTCAAGCAGTGTCCAATATTCACTATGAATCTGAACAAAATTACACCAAATTTTTGATGACTACACTGCAAGAAAGATTGAAGCGTCAAGACATTGTATTAGAGCAGGTGAAGTGGAAAAATACAGTGGATTTAGAGTCTTTTTCAAGTGTGATTTCCGAAATGGTGGATGCGATTGGCAAAAAAGTGGTCTTGTTGATAGACGAAGTGGACGAAAGCGGGAACTATGAAATTTTTGTCAAGTTTTTGGGCGTATTGCGCTCCAAATATTTGGAACGTTACAATGGAGGCGGTTCAACTTTCCATAGTGTGGTGCTTGTAGGTGTGCATGATGTGAAAACTTTGAAGTACAAAATTCGCTTGGGGGATGAGGTGCGCTACAATAGTCCGTGGAATATTGCAACTGATTTTAAAGTAGAAATGAGTTTCAATCCCAAAGAAATTGCACCTATGTTGGTGGAATATGCTGAAGAAGAAGGTGTTGAAATGGATGTTTCTGCAATTGCAGAGCGGTTGTATTACCATACATCGGGGTATCCATTTTTGGTGAGTAAATTGTGTAAAACCATTGCAGAAGATATTCTTCCTTCAAAAACAGAGAAAGTTTGGACATTGGAGGAGGTAGAAGAAGCCATTCAATTGCTTTTGAGAGAAAACAACACCAATTTTGACAGTTTGATAAAGACTTTGGAGCGACATTCGGATTTGTATGATTTGGTCTTCAATGTGATTATTGAAAGCGAAAATGTCCCTTTCAATCAACACGACCCAACGATTCACTTAGGCGTACTGCATGGCATCTTCAAGCCTGATAGGATGCTGCAAATTCACAACCGAATTTACGAACAGATTATTTACAATTACATGGTTTCCAAAACCCGAACCACCACTTTTCGGATACGTCAATACGATTTTCATACTGCCTATGTGAACAAAGACAACACCCTGAATATTGAAGGCATTTTGCTTCGATTTCAGCAGTTTATGCAGGAACAATACAGTGGTCAAGACCAATCGTTTTTGGAAAGAGAATGGAGGCTGATTTTTTTGGCATTTTTGAAACCCATCATCAACGGCAAAGGTCACGACTTCAAAGAACCACAAATTTCGGATGAGAAACGCTTAGACATTGTGGTGACCTACTTTGAACGCAAATACATCATTGAATTGAAGCGTTGGTATGGCGACAAACTGCACGAAGAAGGCTTGAATCAACTCAGCGATTACTTGGATAGACAGAACGAAACAAAGGGATTTTTGGTGATTTTTGAATACCGCACTGCCAAAACTTGGCGGCAAGAACGGATTGTTCACAAGGGCAAAGAGATTTTTGCGGTATGGATTTAG
- a CDS encoding MBOAT family O-acyltransferase produces the protein MLFNSLQFLLFFPIAVSIYYLLAHRFRWIFLLLASYYFYMAWKPVYICLLLFSTMIDYWCGLKMSTIEEKTNRKPYLYISLCSNLGILFFFKYFGFFGESIQAITDFFGLQYALPVFDLLLPLGISFYTFQTMAYSIDVYNSRLKAEKHLGIFALFVSFFPQLVAGPIERAERLLPQFRKVVVFDYEQVKSGLLLMTWGFFKKVVIADRLAVVVTAVYQQPTDYEPVVLVLANVFFAFQVYCDFSGYSDIAIGAARILGFELMTNFRRPFFATSVALFWKRWHISLSTWFQDYLYIPLGGNRVVKWRWYYNLFITFAISGLWHGAAWTYVVWGMAHGGLVMAYMFLRESIDRFYHWSNLKHRPLLRKILAIAATQFAIFWTWSIFRANNLQESWWIYSQICSPELLQQVFTIFQSIAAFSFQFISYQTFTDILHQFIPFSITQIGTLLLLLFGLILAELADALKPIDTWLPSQPIYVRWSLYSVLLWSIFLMGNFEEKVFIYFNF, from the coding sequence ATGCTGTTCAATTCCCTGCAATTTCTGCTCTTTTTTCCCATTGCAGTAAGCATTTACTACCTGCTTGCCCACCGTTTTCGATGGATATTTTTGTTGTTGGCGAGCTACTATTTTTACATGGCATGGAAGCCTGTTTATATCTGCTTGTTGTTGTTTTCTACCATGATAGACTATTGGTGCGGATTGAAAATGAGCACGATAGAAGAAAAAACAAATCGAAAACCCTACCTCTACATCAGCCTTTGCTCCAATTTGGGCATTCTATTTTTCTTCAAATATTTTGGTTTTTTCGGAGAAAGTATTCAAGCAATCACTGATTTTTTTGGGCTTCAATACGCTTTACCTGTATTCGATTTGCTCCTACCACTGGGGATTTCGTTTTACACATTTCAAACCATGGCCTATTCCATTGATGTCTATAACAGCCGCTTGAAAGCCGAAAAACACTTGGGAATCTTTGCTTTATTTGTTTCCTTTTTTCCACAATTGGTGGCAGGACCTATCGAAAGAGCAGAGCGATTGTTGCCTCAATTTCGGAAGGTTGTGGTCTTCGATTATGAACAAGTAAAAAGCGGATTGTTACTGATGACTTGGGGCTTCTTCAAAAAAGTGGTCATTGCAGATAGATTGGCGGTAGTTGTCACAGCAGTTTACCAACAACCTACCGACTATGAGCCTGTTGTATTGGTTTTAGCCAATGTTTTTTTCGCATTTCAGGTTTATTGTGATTTTTCGGGCTATTCAGACATTGCCATTGGCGCAGCGAGGATATTGGGCTTTGAGTTAATGACCAACTTTCGGCGACCTTTTTTCGCCACTTCTGTTGCCCTGTTTTGGAAACGGTGGCACATTTCGCTTTCAACTTGGTTTCAAGATTATCTCTACATTCCATTGGGCGGCAATCGTGTAGTAAAATGGCGATGGTATTATAACCTATTCATTACCTTTGCTATCAGTGGCTTGTGGCATGGTGCAGCGTGGACGTATGTGGTTTGGGGAATGGCACATGGTGGGCTGGTCATGGCTTATATGTTTTTGAGGGAAAGTATTGACAGGTTCTATCATTGGAGCAATTTGAAACACCGTCCCTTATTGAGGAAAATTTTGGCGATTGCAGCTACTCAGTTTGCTATCTTTTGGACTTGGAGTATTTTTCGGGCGAACAACTTGCAGGAAAGTTGGTGGATTTACAGCCAAATTTGCAGTCCCGAATTGCTGCAACAAGTTTTCACCATCTTCCAATCCATTGCAGCTTTTAGCTTTCAATTTATTTCCTATCAAACATTTACCGATATTTTACACCAATTCATCCCTTTCTCCATTACCCAAATAGGTACGTTGTTGCTCTTGTTGTTTGGTCTGATATTGGCAGAATTAGCAGATGCATTGAAGCCTATTGATACATGGCTGCCTTCTCAACCAATATATGTACGTTGGAGTTTGTAT